CTCTTCCAACGGTGCCGGCTCGTCTGGTTCGCGGAAAGTCCTGGTCTTCAGGACCGAATCAATGTACGCCACGGCATCTTTGGGGCTGTAAGACTCTTTCAACTTCCGGCTTTCGGTTCCTTCAGCGGCGAATGTGGAGTATCCAAGGTCCTTTTGAATATCCACGGCACCCTTGCTCATGAGGTTCCATGCGTCAAGCGAGAATCCGTCCTTGAGCTTGATGACACCTGCAGCATCCTTTGTGTACTGTTTGCCTTCTACGCCCCACCGCAGCAGGTCCCGTGCATCAGGGTTGTAGAAGTACCAGTCAACAAACTGCAACAGGGCCTGGAAGTTGGGTTCGTCCTTGGCCTTTGAACTGAGCATGAAACCGTGCCAGAAGTTGCGGGGTCCAATGACATTGCCAGCGGGGCCGCCGGGCGGGGCAATGAGAATGACCTCGTGCTTACCCTTCCCCAAGGTCTTGTCGAGCGCCGTCGAATATTCAATGACAGTGCCGGTGTTCCCAGAAGCGGCAAAGACCTTATTGTTGGCGAATTTCTCCGAAACAGTGGCGTTTCCGCCACCAGCATCGGCCGCCGTCAAAGATTCCGGATCCAGCAGACCGTCCTTGACCAAGCCGTGGAAGAACGTGAGAAGGTCCTTGTACTCTTTCGATGTGGCGACGGACTTGAGCTTCTTTGTTTCCTGGTCGAGAATTGTGCCCGTTCCGAAACCCCAGCCAGCCTGCGTACCGAAGGCGCGAGCAGCGTAATTGAGCAGTGATTGCCCTTCGAAGCCGTCAGCTAGCGGATAGGAATCCGGATATTTGGCCTTGATCTTGACCAATCCTTCCCGCACCTCATCCCACGTATTGGGAATTCCGGCGCCAACCTCCTCGAACACATCCTTGCGGATCATGAGTGAAAAGACGGGTACGGAAACCTCTTGAAGGCCCGGCAACATGTAGTACTTCCCGTCAGCCTGGCGCAGATTCTCCATCATGGCTCCAAGATCCCATTCCTTCACGTACTTCTTGAAGTTGGGCATGTGCTCTACGTAGTCACTCATGGGCAGGACAGCGCCGGAGGACACAAACGGCTTCTCATCACCTGTGTAGATGAGCGGAATGATCGAGGGAGCATCGCCGGCGCTGATGAGCAGGCTACGCTTCTCCACTGCGTCGCTGAAGGGAATGTGGGTCAATTCAAGGTTGACGTTGGTTCGAGCCTTGATTTCCTTGAATACTTCCCAAGAGTCCTTCACCGGAAGTTCCGGCCAATCCGTCCAAAGAATGGAGAGATCCAACGGCTCCGTGGCCTTGAACTGCATGTCTGCCTCGAAGCCCTCCATGGCGCCGACGTTCTGGGTTGAGATGTCCACGGGGGCATCTGATTTCTTACTGCAACCAACGAGGGCCACAAGTCCGGCTGCGGCGATGCCCGTGACAAACGCGCGCCGACTAATGGGTGGGTTTTTAAACGTGAAAGCTGCCATTTTCTCTTCCTTGAGTGTGAGCTAAACCTGCGCCAGTTCCGATAGTTTCGGAAGACTTCCGATACTTTTGAAGAGTAATCTAGCTCACAAATGAAGTCAATGGCTCCGCTGACTCAGGTGGATGAGACCAGCATGATTAGGGCTCCACAGCTGTAATAAGTGACCCGCCGGTCGTTTCGGGCGCCGCTATTGAACCGCGCAAGGGCGGGAAATAGCCTCAAAGCCGCAATCGTCATCGGTAAGCGGTGGCTATATTGGTCCTTTTGGACAGTTCTGGCGGGATCCGTCACGATTCCAGCCTTGGAAGTCACAAAGCGCCAGTCTGAGGCACAGAACCGTCAGGGGCGGACGGGACCCTCACCGCGGTCATACGCGATGGAGCCGACGAAGAGGCGTCCGTGCCGATCGCATCCGCCTTTATTGAGTCTCACGTTTTCGCCGTGAAGAATTTCCGGCCCGGCGAGAGCGTTTCAAGATCGATCTCGGCCAAGTCCAGGCCGCGCTTCGTATCGATGACAAATACGTTTCCGCGCCGCCGCCTGATCAGGCGGCACTCCAGGGATCGGCATGGGGCCTCGCTCGAGTGAAACCTCTCCAGCGCCGAACTTGCCCAGGTTCGCCGTTTATTGTTCGCTAACCAAGCGTTTGTGAGGCGCTGGATTCTCGCATGATGAGCGACGGTTCTACTTTCTCGCACCCTTTGGGGACTGGTTCGCCGCCAATCGCATTGATGATGATTGTGGCGGCGCGGCGGCCGATTTCCGCGAGATGGAGATCGATAGTCGTCAGCGGCGGGCGCGCTGCCTGGGCCATGACGTCCCAATTATCGACGCCGACGACGCCGACTTGCGAGGGACGTCAACGCCGGACTCGCGAAGTCCTGTTTCGAAGCCACGGGCTATCTGGTCGCTTCCGCAAAACGCGCCATCGAATTCACCCCCGTCGCGAACAAGACGGAGTGCCGCCTCGCGTCCCCATCGTTCGGACCATTCACCGAACTGAGGTACTGACACCCATGTGAGCCCGTGACCGGAGAGCGCAAGGGATGCGCCGCGGTGTCGTTCTGCCGTGGCGGCTTGGTCCCCGTTTCCCGATATCTGAACCAGCCGACGTCGACCACTCCCTACGAGGTGGTCGATTGCGAGTGAGCCCACTGCGTGATTATTCGGGACTACTGAGCAGTCATCGGGTTCAGTGGAGGGCGCAAACGCATAGACGACGGGAACGGATCCGGTTCCCCGAACTGGCGGCCTCGGGTCATTGCCGCGGCCAGTGACAATAATTCCGTCCACTCGCCGTCGCATCAGGCTGTCGATGTAGAACTGCTCACGAAGGGCGTCCCCGCGGCCGTCACACATCAGCACCGCTACCCTGCCCGGCCCCAGAGTGTCTTCGGCGCCCAACATGATCGGATTGGTGAAACGTCCGAAACTATCGGAGGTGAGCACACCAACGGAATAAGCGAGATCAACAGTTGCCCCCGAGTTTGCTCGTGTACGGGGCACGAATCCCAGCCGCGCTGCCTCTTGAAGAACTCGCTCCCGGGTATTGGATGACACCCGGCCAGTTCCGTTCAATGCTTTTGACACCGTTCCGATGGACACGCCAGCGGCCTCGGCAACGTGGTTAATCGTGATTGCTCGCATGGCCACCTTCTTGGGAAAAAATATTCCGTTGAACTTTCCCTTTCTTTCTCATACTGTTCACATCGCGGGCCGAAGTCAAGAGGTTCATGGTCACGCCCATCACTTAATCGCAAGGAGTTCCGTCAATGCAGACAATCCACGCCGAGCACCATGGTCCTACCGGTCTGACCCGATCGAGTAATGCAGCCGTGCTGCCGCTGCCACGAGGAAACGTGCACTTCAGCGACTCCGGATTCCTCGGGTCATGGCAGGAGCTCAACAGGGCTGCGACGATCCCCCATTGCATTCAGCAGATTGAAGCGTCCGGTGCCGTGGACAACTTCCGCAGATTGATCGGGGAATCACTCTCCTCGTTCAGGGGCCCACCCTTCGCTGATTCCGACGTCTACAAGACGCTCGAAGCGATCGCTTGGGAGATTGGTCGAACCGGCACCTCGGACTACGACGTGTTTGTCGATGAGGTCGTTTCATTGCTTGGCCGGGCGCAGGCAGAAGACGGCTACCTCAACACCTGGGTGCAAGGTGGCACCTCGGATCAGAAGCTTTCCGCCATGCGTTGGTCGCATGAACTGTACTGTCTGGGACATTTGATCCAAGCAGCGATCGCGTTCGCGCGGACGACGGGCCGGTGTGAGCTCCTCGAGATCGCCATCGGCTATGTGGACTTGGTCGAACGCGAGCTAGGACCCGGAGCACGTGCCGAACTGGATGGTCACCCGGAAATAGAGACGGCTCTCGTCGAAATGTGGAGACTTACCGGGGAACGCCGGTTCCTAGAGTTGGCGAGGCATTTCATCGACAGGCGCGGGTACCAAACCATGGGTCCAGACCAATTCGGAGCTGACTACTTTCTGGATCATGAGCCGATCCGAGAAGCCACGGAGGCCGTTGGTCACGCAGTTCGCCAGCTGTATCTGACCGCTGGAGCCACCGATCTCATGATTGAGGAGGGCGACTTTGAGCTGGGGGCGGCGCTCGAGAGAATCTGGCTGAGCGTTCACCAACAGAAAATGTATATTACGGGCGGCTTAGGTTCCCGTCATCGTGGCGAATCCTTCGGGGACGCCTATGAATTGCCACCGGACAGGGCTTATTCCGAGACGTGCGCGGGGATCGCAAATTTCATGTGGAACTGGCGGATGTTACTGCTCACGGGTGAGGCACGATTCGCCGATGAAATGGAGCGTGGTCTCTATAACGTGATTGCCGCGTCGACTTCAATGTCTGGCACTGAGTTCTTCTACGTCAATAGGCTGCAAGTGCGCGAAGGGCATATCTCCGATGAGAACGCATCGTCGATCCGGCGATCGTGGTTTGGCTGTGCATGCTGCCCGCCGAACTTGGCCCGCCTCATAGCTTCCCTGGACTCTTATGCGGCCACGAGCAACGATCGGGGCGTGCAGGTGCACCTATACAGCGACGGAAACGTGGCTCTGGGGTGCGAACCGGACAGCCCGATAGCTGCCATCAGAACGGATTATCCGTGGGATGGGCGTGTTAGCGTCACGCTCGACCGTCCACTCGGTGTCGAACTGCGTCTTCGAGTCCCGGCCTGGGTGGAAGACTATTCAGTGACGATCGACGGGGCCGCAGCAGGCCCTGCGAAGGCTGACGGATACCTTGTGTTTGAGCCAAACTCGGTGAATCATTCCATCGAGCTCGACTTCCATGCCACTCCGGTGATCGATCTGCCGCATCCATATCTAGACGCATCACGCGGGACTATGGCGGTGAGGAACGGCCCGATCGTCTACGCCTTCGAGCAGGCTGATTTGCCCGATGGCGTCGACGTTCAAGACGTCTATCTTCCCTTCAAGACCCAGCTCGAGGTCGTTGGGGCGCCTGACGGTTTGGATGTCCCGGCCATCATCGCCAAGGGCGGAATAGTCCGCCGCTGTGCCGGTGGTCCCTTGTACTCGAATCAGAGCCAAACCACACAGGAAGAGGATCGGGAACTGGGTCCACTGACTTTGATTCCCTATTTCCGATGGGGAAACCGTAGTCAGGCGGCTATGCGCGTCTGGATCCCCGGCATGTAATCCGCCACGTCCCGCACTATTAGCGCCGTACCAACAAGGGTCCCGGGAGCTACAGGAGATTCATGCGATCTCCGTATTTCCGGGGCACTTGGGCCATTGCTGGACTAGAACCGATGCCGCCGCCCCGGGTAATGACTAACGGGCACACCTTTCGCTGACACTGGACGTGTTGCGGCCTAGATCGGAACCCAAGGTTCCACATGTGGTCTACGGAGAAGTAGGAATACCAGGGTTAGTGCGGAGTCTTGACCGGGAGTCAGGTCTTTTCAAGCCGGCACGCCTTGCTGTGTACGCCAATTGTGGAGCA
The Arthrobacter alpinus genome window above contains:
- a CDS encoding extracellular solute-binding protein, whose product is MAAFTFKNPPISRRAFVTGIAAAGLVALVGCSKKSDAPVDISTQNVGAMEGFEADMQFKATEPLDLSILWTDWPELPVKDSWEVFKEIKARTNVNLELTHIPFSDAVEKRSLLISAGDAPSIIPLIYTGDEKPFVSSGAVLPMSDYVEHMPNFKKYVKEWDLGAMMENLRQADGKYYMLPGLQEVSVPVFSLMIRKDVFEEVGAGIPNTWDEVREGLVKIKAKYPDSYPLADGFEGQSLLNYAARAFGTQAGWGFGTGTILDQETKKLKSVATSKEYKDLLTFFHGLVKDGLLDPESLTAADAGGGNATVSEKFANNKVFAASGNTGTVIEYSTALDKTLGKGKHEVILIAPPGGPAGNVIGPRNFWHGFMLSSKAKDEPNFQALLQFVDWYFYNPDARDLLRWGVEGKQYTKDAAGVIKLKDGFSLDAWNLMSKGAVDIQKDLGYSTFAAEGTESRKLKESYSPKDAVAYIDSVLKTRTFREPDEPAPLEEAELEQSSLLATPLKDNVDTNTLKFVLGERNLSEWDKYVAELEGQGLTSYVDLLNTAHDRFAKKA
- a CDS encoding glycoside hydrolase family 127 protein, with protein sequence MQTIHAEHHGPTGLTRSSNAAVLPLPRGNVHFSDSGFLGSWQELNRAATIPHCIQQIEASGAVDNFRRLIGESLSSFRGPPFADSDVYKTLEAIAWEIGRTGTSDYDVFVDEVVSLLGRAQAEDGYLNTWVQGGTSDQKLSAMRWSHELYCLGHLIQAAIAFARTTGRCELLEIAIGYVDLVERELGPGARAELDGHPEIETALVEMWRLTGERRFLELARHFIDRRGYQTMGPDQFGADYFLDHEPIREATEAVGHAVRQLYLTAGATDLMIEEGDFELGAALERIWLSVHQQKMYITGGLGSRHRGESFGDAYELPPDRAYSETCAGIANFMWNWRMLLLTGEARFADEMERGLYNVIAASTSMSGTEFFYVNRLQVREGHISDENASSIRRSWFGCACCPPNLARLIASLDSYAATSNDRGVQVHLYSDGNVALGCEPDSPIAAIRTDYPWDGRVSVTLDRPLGVELRLRVPAWVEDYSVTIDGAAAGPAKADGYLVFEPNSVNHSIELDFHATPVIDLPHPYLDASRGTMAVRNGPIVYAFEQADLPDGVDVQDVYLPFKTQLEVVGAPDGLDVPAIIAKGGIVRRCAGGPLYSNQSQTTQEEDRELGPLTLIPYFRWGNRSQAAMRVWIPGM